In Arthrobacter citreus, a single genomic region encodes these proteins:
- the dgoD gene encoding galactonate dehydratase codes for MKITGYELFQVPPRWLFLKIETDEGIVGWGEPVIEGKAATVKAAVEELMTYLIGKDPLRIEDHWNVMYRGGFYRGGPILMSAIAGIDQALWDIKGKFFNAPVYQLLGGACRDSIKVYSWIGGDRPSDTAKAALDCVEKGFQAVKMNGTEELQYIDSYDKVDRVLENVAAVREAVGKNIGIGIDFHGRVHKPMAKVLAKALEEFRPMFIEEPVLPENNEALKEIAAHTSIPIATGERMYSRWDFKPLLAGGYVDIIQPDLSHAGGITECKKILSMAEAYDVAAAPHCPLGPIALAACLQVDATAHNAFIQEQSLGIHYNQGSDLLDYLVDPSVFHYENGYVQIPQGPGLGIEVNEEHVRKMAKEGHQWQNPVWRHRDGSVAEW; via the coding sequence TTGAAAATAACAGGTTATGAATTATTCCAAGTACCACCAAGATGGTTATTTTTAAAAATTGAGACAGATGAAGGCATTGTCGGTTGGGGAGAGCCTGTCATCGAAGGAAAAGCAGCAACTGTAAAAGCTGCCGTTGAAGAATTAATGACGTATTTAATTGGTAAAGATCCACTACGTATCGAAGATCATTGGAATGTAATGTACCGAGGTGGTTTCTACAGAGGTGGCCCAATATTAATGAGTGCAATTGCTGGTATTGACCAAGCTCTATGGGATATTAAAGGAAAATTCTTTAACGCACCAGTTTATCAGTTGCTTGGTGGAGCTTGTCGCGATTCAATTAAAGTGTACTCTTGGATTGGTGGAGATCGTCCTAGCGATACAGCAAAAGCTGCTCTAGACTGTGTAGAAAAAGGCTTCCAAGCTGTAAAAATGAACGGAACGGAAGAACTTCAATATATCGATTCTTACGATAAAGTAGATCGCGTGTTAGAAAATGTAGCAGCAGTTCGTGAAGCTGTCGGTAAAAATATTGGAATCGGAATTGATTTCCATGGACGTGTACATAAGCCAATGGCAAAAGTGCTTGCAAAAGCTTTAGAAGAATTTAGACCGATGTTTATTGAGGAACCAGTTTTGCCTGAAAATAATGAAGCATTAAAAGAGATTGCAGCTCATACTTCTATTCCGATTGCAACTGGCGAGCGCATGTACTCAAGATGGGATTTTAAACCTTTATTAGCTGGTGGTTATGTTGATATCATTCAACCAGATTTATCACATGCAGGCGGCATAACAGAATGCAAGAAAATATTAAGTATGGCAGAAGCGTACGATGTGGCAGCTGCACCGCACTGTCCTCTAGGCCCAATTGCTTTAGCAGCTTGTTTACAAGTAGATGCAACTGCACATAACGCTTTTATTCAAGAACAAAGCTTAGGTATTCACTATAATCAAGGTAGCGATTTATTAGATTATCTTGTAGACCCATCTGTCTTCCATTACGAAAACGGTTATGTTCAAATACCACAAGGTCCAGGACTTGGCATTGAGGTTAATGAAGAGCATGTACGTAAAATGGCAAAAGAAGGTCACCAATGGCAGAATCCAGTATGGCGTCATCGTGATGGCAGTGTAGCTGAGTGGTAA
- a CDS encoding IclR family transcriptional regulator — protein MSVKSAERVLQIFELLSREPDGLTVKEISESLLFPQSSTSNLVATLSAQGYLRLDPSKRYKLGAKLIHIGTMAMENLDISLVAKPYLEKLMQNVQETVFMATLSEEELVYVLKIDSKRSIRTTAQTGFRKPLYCTGLGKTFLANMSEKDRSRILDQIQLVPITPKTITNREELEKELYQYSLIGYTIDDEENEEGLYCVAAPIFGADRKIHAAISVAGPKERMLAQQGEVVERVLWTSRKISEGIGCIS, from the coding sequence ATGTCGGTTAAATCGGCAGAACGAGTTCTTCAAATTTTTGAATTATTATCTCGTGAACCTGATGGGTTAACGGTTAAAGAGATAAGTGAAAGTCTATTATTTCCACAGAGCAGTACTTCAAATTTAGTGGCTACCCTTTCAGCTCAAGGGTACTTAAGATTAGACCCTTCAAAACGATATAAATTAGGAGCGAAGTTGATCCATATTGGAACGATGGCGATGGAGAATTTAGATATTTCCTTAGTTGCTAAGCCTTATCTTGAAAAGCTAATGCAAAATGTTCAAGAAACAGTATTTATGGCAACGTTATCAGAGGAAGAATTAGTTTATGTTTTAAAAATTGATAGTAAGCGATCAATTAGAACGACTGCTCAAACAGGTTTCCGTAAGCCACTTTATTGTACGGGATTAGGGAAAACATTTTTAGCAAATATGTCAGAAAAGGATCGTTCCAGAATTTTGGATCAGATTCAATTAGTACCAATTACACCGAAAACGATTACCAACAGGGAAGAGCTTGAGAAAGAACTGTATCAGTATTCGTTAATCGGATACACGATTGATGATGAGGAAAATGAAGAAGGATTGTATTGTGTCGCTGCTCCTATTTTCGGTGCAGATCGTAAAATACATGCAGCTATTAGTGTAGCTGGACCAAAGGAAAGAATGTTAGCTCAACAGGGTGAGGTTGTTGAAAGAGTTCTTTGGACTTCTAGAAAAATTTCTGAAGGAATTGGATGCATTTCATAA
- the iolC gene encoding 5-dehydro-2-deoxygluconokinase, translating into MNHLTFRNQSPIDFIALGRLCIDLNANEINRPMEETVTFTKYVGGSPANIAIGMSRLGKKTGFIGRVADDQMGKFILNYLTKNQIDTSNILIDQSGTKTGLAFTEIKSPDDCSILMYRDNVADLKLEPRDIKEDYIKSAKALLISGTALAKSPSREAVFLAVEYARKHGVCVFFDIDYRPYSWNSIEETAIFYHLIAQKCDVIIGTREEFDLMERFEHNPNREDKITAKKWFSYHAKIVVIKHGKDGSIAYTSNGEKISGKTFPANVIKTFGAGDSYAAGFIYGLMEGWDISESMEFGAASASIVISSHSCSEAMPTVNQIKEYIQKCQNGEIVTT; encoded by the coding sequence ATGAATCATTTAACATTTCGTAATCAATCACCAATCGATTTTATTGCTCTAGGTAGATTATGTATTGATTTAAATGCAAATGAAATTAATCGACCGATGGAAGAGACAGTTACATTTACAAAATATGTTGGGGGATCACCTGCAAACATTGCAATTGGTATGTCTAGATTAGGAAAAAAAACTGGATTCATTGGGCGAGTCGCTGATGATCAAATGGGAAAATTCATTTTAAATTATTTAACTAAAAATCAAATTGATACTTCGAATATTTTAATTGATCAATCGGGTACAAAAACTGGATTAGCTTTTACTGAAATTAAAAGTCCTGATGATTGCAGTATCTTAATGTATAGAGACAATGTAGCTGATTTAAAGCTAGAGCCAAGAGATATTAAAGAAGACTATATTAAAAGTGCAAAAGCATTGTTAATTTCAGGTACTGCTTTAGCGAAAAGTCCTTCCCGTGAAGCGGTTTTCTTAGCTGTTGAGTATGCAAGAAAGCATGGTGTTTGTGTATTTTTTGATATTGATTATCGACCTTATTCTTGGAATTCAATTGAAGAAACTGCGATTTTCTATCATTTAATTGCTCAAAAATGTGATGTCATTATTGGAACGAGAGAAGAATTCGATCTAATGGAACGTTTCGAGCATAATCCAAATCGTGAGGATAAAATTACGGCGAAAAAATGGTTTAGCTATCATGCGAAAATTGTTGTGATTAAACACGGCAAAGATGGTTCGATTGCTTACACGTCAAATGGAGAAAAGATTAGCGGAAAAACCTTTCCTGCAAACGTAATTAAGACTTTTGGAGCAGGTGATTCATATGCTGCTGGCTTCATTTATGGCTTAATGGAAGGTTGGGATATTTCGGAATCAATGGAGTTCGGTGCAGCTTCAGCTTCAATTGTCATCTCAAGTCATAGTTGTTCAGAGGCAATGCCTACAGTGAATCAAATTAAAGAATACATTCAAAAATGTCAGAATGGCGAAATCGTAACAACCTAA
- a CDS encoding bifunctional 4-hydroxy-2-oxoglutarate aldolase/2-dehydro-3-deoxy-phosphogluconate aldolase, with protein MSTLQKILDNKLIAIVRGARPEDTLRIVQSLYEGGIRIVEITMNSPKALSAIEMVADEFGKEMAVGAGTVLDPESARSALLAGAQFILSPTLNVETIKLTKRYGAISIPAAFTPTEILKAFELGGDIIKVFPATVLGPQFIKDIHGPLPQIPLLPTGGVGLNNIRDYLTAGAAGLGIGSSLVNTKEALTDEYFVRLTEKARQFTLAAKATIEIGECSL; from the coding sequence ATGAGTACACTACAAAAAATACTAGATAATAAATTAATCGCGATTGTACGTGGCGCAAGACCAGAGGATACTTTGAGAATTGTACAATCTTTATATGAAGGTGGAATTCGAATCGTCGAGATTACGATGAATTCACCGAAAGCATTATCAGCAATTGAGATGGTTGCAGATGAATTTGGAAAAGAAATGGCAGTTGGAGCAGGAACTGTTTTAGATCCTGAATCGGCTCGAAGCGCTCTACTTGCTGGTGCACAGTTCATTCTTTCTCCGACGTTAAATGTAGAAACAATCAAACTAACAAAACGATATGGAGCGATCAGTATTCCGGCTGCATTCACACCTACTGAGATTTTAAAAGCTTTTGAACTGGGTGGAGATATTATTAAAGTATTTCCTGCAACGGTGCTCGGACCTCAGTTTATCAAAGATATTCATGGTCCTTTGCCACAAATTCCATTACTACCTACAGGTGGAGTCGGTTTAAATAATATTAGGGACTATTTAACTGCAGGTGCTGCAGGTCTAGGAATTGGTAGTTCACTAGTGAATACAAAAGAAGCATTAACAGATGAGTATTTTGTGAGATTAACAGAAAAAGCAAGACAATTTACTTTAGCAGCTAAAGCAACAATTGAGATAGGGGAGTGTTCACTTTGA
- a CDS encoding glycoside hydrolase family 1 protein — translation MPTNNENIPEGFLWGGAVTSFQTEGAWNEGGKGPSIVDTRPIPEGFSDWKVAVDFYHRYKEDIALFKELGFTAYRTSISWARIFPTGEGAPNEEGLQFYDNLFDELLANGIQPVITLYHFDIPLALDEKYNGFASRKVVDLFENYVRTVFERYRDKVKYWLTFNEQNLFLIQPKLLGVKVTDENKEALSYQAVHNSFIAHAKAVKALHEIIPDGKMAGMVTYLTTYPISCRPSDVIANVKTKELLIDFYCDVFANGEYPSYVTSQLKKKGIMPTFEDGDVNLLKENTVDYLSISYYQSQTVKSDVNNKNDVISGVTPNPNLEANEWGWSIDPIGLRVALKDLYARYRLPIFITENGIGVREELNENMTVDDQYRIDYVKEHIEQMKLAMEEGVEVFGYLTWGATDLLSSQGEMKKRYGFIFVNRDETDLRDLKRYKKKSFYWFQKVIASNGAELDEVSETVHP, via the coding sequence ATGCCAACAAATAATGAGAACATTCCTGAAGGATTTTTATGGGGAGGAGCGGTAACTTCCTTTCAAACTGAAGGAGCTTGGAATGAAGGTGGAAAAGGCCCTTCGATCGTCGATACGAGACCAATTCCAGAAGGATTTTCCGATTGGAAGGTAGCAGTTGATTTTTATCATCGTTATAAAGAAGACATCGCTTTATTCAAAGAATTAGGTTTCACTGCTTATCGTACAAGTATTTCATGGGCAAGAATTTTCCCAACAGGGGAAGGTGCACCAAATGAAGAGGGATTACAGTTTTATGATAATTTATTTGATGAGTTATTGGCTAACGGGATCCAGCCTGTAATCACGCTATACCATTTTGATATACCATTAGCATTAGACGAAAAATATAATGGTTTTGCTTCTAGAAAAGTAGTTGATTTATTTGAAAACTATGTAAGAACGGTATTTGAACGCTATCGAGATAAAGTGAAGTATTGGTTAACATTTAATGAGCAAAATCTATTCTTAATTCAGCCAAAACTATTAGGTGTAAAAGTAACAGATGAAAATAAGGAAGCATTAAGTTATCAGGCTGTACATAATTCATTTATTGCGCATGCTAAAGCAGTTAAAGCTCTACATGAAATAATACCAGACGGAAAAATGGCTGGAATGGTTACTTATTTAACGACATATCCTATTTCCTGCAGACCAAGCGACGTAATTGCTAATGTAAAGACAAAAGAGTTGTTAATTGACTTCTACTGTGACGTTTTTGCGAATGGAGAATATCCATCTTACGTAACAAGTCAGCTTAAAAAGAAAGGCATCATGCCGACTTTTGAAGATGGTGATGTAAATTTATTAAAAGAAAATACAGTTGATTATTTAAGTATTAGTTATTATCAAAGTCAGACCGTGAAGTCAGATGTAAATAATAAAAATGATGTAATAAGTGGAGTAACTCCAAATCCAAATCTAGAAGCAAATGAGTGGGGATGGTCAATCGATCCAATCGGACTTAGAGTCGCATTAAAGGATTTATACGCAAGATACCGCTTACCAATTTTTATCACGGAAAATGGGATTGGCGTTAGGGAAGAATTAAACGAAAATATGACGGTAGATGATCAGTATCGTATTGATTATGTAAAAGAACATATTGAACAAATGAAACTTGCAATGGAAGAAGGCGTGGAAGTTTTCGGCTATTTGACTTGGGGCGCAACAGATTTACTTAGCTCTCAAGGTGAAATGAAAAAACGATACGGCTTTATATTTGTAAATCGTGACGAAACGGATTTAAGAGATTTAAAAAGATATAAAAAGAAAAGCTTTTATTGGTTTCAAAAGGTAATTGCTTCAAATGGAGCAGAATTGGATGAGGTTTCTGAGACGGTTCACCCATAA
- the iolB gene encoding 5-deoxy-glucuronate isomerase, protein MTNLIVHSLSEPNPDGSVMKITPESANWDYVGFEAFVLKKGQSLNKQTNNLEVCIVLLSGKATIYTKHDSWESIGRRMNIFEKIPPYSVYISTNDFYQVEAITDLEIAVCSAPSNGTYPARLIAPEEIEIEIRGAGNIQRQVHNILPENEPADSLLVVEVFTPEGNSSSYPPHKHDQNNLPHESLLEETYYHRMNPSQGIAIQKVYTDDLSLNETMTVKNGDAVLVPKGYHPVSALPGYELYYLNVMAGPNRTWKFKNDPNHEWILNHKLVLKS, encoded by the coding sequence ATGACTAATCTAATTGTTCATAGCTTGAGTGAGCCAAATCCGGATGGAAGTGTAATGAAAATAACACCTGAATCGGCAAATTGGGATTATGTAGGCTTTGAAGCTTTTGTACTTAAAAAAGGGCAATCGCTTAATAAGCAGACGAATAATCTAGAAGTTTGCATAGTGTTATTAAGCGGAAAAGCAACGATTTATACGAAACATGATTCTTGGGAAAGTATCGGAAGACGAATGAATATTTTTGAGAAAATTCCACCTTATTCTGTTTATATTTCAACAAATGATTTTTATCAAGTTGAAGCCATTACCGATCTTGAAATTGCAGTCTGCTCAGCTCCAAGCAATGGCACTTATCCAGCACGTCTAATAGCACCTGAAGAGATCGAAATTGAAATTCGAGGAGCGGGCAATATTCAACGACAGGTGCATAATATTTTACCAGAAAACGAACCTGCAGACAGTTTATTAGTTGTCGAAGTTTTTACACCAGAAGGAAATTCATCTAGTTATCCACCACATAAGCATGACCAAAATAATTTACCACATGAATCTTTATTAGAAGAAACTTACTATCATCGTATGAATCCATCACAAGGTATAGCAATTCAAAAAGTATATACAGACGACCTGTCCCTAAATGAAACAATGACAGTTAAAAACGGAGATGCTGTACTTGTTCCAAAAGGTTATCATCCGGTTTCGGCTCTTCCTGGCTACGAACTTTATTATTTAAATGTAATGGCTGGGCCAAATCGTACATGGAAGTTCAAAAATGATCCGAATCATGAATGGATTTTAAACCACAAACTTGTTTTGAAATCATAG
- a CDS encoding serine/threonine protein phosphatase, whose amino-acid sequence MNKDTVFAIGDIHGSINELEKLLNEWNPDNEKLVLLGDLVDRGENPYEVVLKAQQLEKEYGAVVILGNHEQMLLDWLEQPELKEAYYYGQGGIETIHSFFKFEITNKRGPIEVAQLMKEQFESELQFIKNRPLYFEWENYVFVHAGVDLNLADWKDTTDKEFYWIRDEFHYGKNETDKTFIFGHTPTPILHKTEGKFDIWTSPCKTKICIDGAAAYGGSLHGIKVNKDEIVSTHSISSKTKSTKYEI is encoded by the coding sequence ATGAACAAAGATACGGTATTTGCAATTGGAGATATTCATGGCAGCATTAATGAATTAGAAAAATTACTTAATGAATGGAATCCAGATAATGAAAAGCTAGTATTACTTGGCGATTTAGTGGATCGTGGTGAGAATCCATATGAGGTAGTGTTAAAAGCGCAACAATTAGAAAAAGAATATGGAGCGGTTGTGATTTTAGGAAATCATGAGCAAATGCTTTTGGACTGGCTTGAGCAACCAGAGTTAAAAGAAGCGTATTATTATGGACAGGGCGGCATTGAAACAATTCATTCATTTTTTAAATTTGAAATTACAAATAAAAGAGGTCCTATTGAAGTAGCACAATTAATGAAGGAACAATTTGAGTCTGAATTACAATTTATAAAAAACAGACCTTTATATTTTGAATGGGAAAATTATGTTTTCGTTCATGCTGGGGTAGATTTAAATCTTGCAGATTGGAAGGACACTACTGATAAAGAATTCTACTGGATTCGAGACGAATTCCATTACGGAAAAAATGAAACAGATAAAACATTTATATTTGGTCATACTCCGACACCTATACTACATAAAACAGAAGGGAAATTTGATATTTGGACTTCACCTTGTAAAACGAAGATTTGTATCGATGGCGCAGCTGCTTATGGTGGCTCATTGCATGGTATTAAGGTGAATAAAGATGAAATTGTCTCTACACATTCTATTTCTTCTAAGACGAAGTCAACAAAGTATGAAATTTAA
- a CDS encoding MFS transporter: MKNKATKVRYSIVFMLFITVIVNYMDRSNISVAAPFITKELGINTVDMGLIFSAFGWTYCALQIPGGLLLDKLGNRNTHTLGIAGFSLMTLLQGFASGFTGLMFLRVGLGAFEAPAFPTNSKVAATWFPENERARAVSIYTSGQFIGLAFLTPTLIFLEHTFGWRGLFIIAGIIGLVWSVLWYFLYRDPNKSKRVNQAELDYISQGDGFDSKNAEKQVKSKLTKKDLGIVLSSRKLWGIYIGQFAVSSTLWFFLTWFPTYLVEYRGLTFIKTGFYASLPFIAAFIGVLSSGFLSDFLVKRGVSKDKARKTPIITGLLLATAIIGANYVNSPGLIVLFMSIAFFGNGFASITWVFVSLLAPKRLIGIAGGVFNFIGGTASIIIPIVIGFLVKDGNFAPALTFIACITLLGALSYIFLVGKVERVTDKEDTSVKLDSKFKKTI; encoded by the coding sequence ATGAAAAACAAAGCGACAAAAGTTCGTTATAGCATTGTTTTTATGTTGTTTATTACCGTAATTGTGAACTACATGGATCGTAGTAATATATCAGTTGCAGCTCCGTTTATCACGAAAGAACTAGGTATTAATACAGTTGATATGGGATTAATATTCTCGGCTTTCGGTTGGACGTATTGTGCTTTACAAATTCCTGGTGGTTTGCTTTTAGACAAGCTTGGTAACCGAAATACTCACACACTTGGAATTGCAGGTTTCTCTTTAATGACCTTATTACAAGGTTTTGCAAGCGGATTCACAGGTTTAATGTTTTTGCGTGTAGGTTTAGGTGCATTTGAAGCTCCTGCCTTTCCAACTAACAGTAAAGTAGCAGCAACTTGGTTTCCAGAAAATGAAAGAGCGAGAGCTGTATCAATTTACACTTCTGGACAATTTATTGGATTAGCCTTTTTAACGCCAACGCTTATCTTCTTAGAACATACATTTGGTTGGAGAGGATTATTCATTATTGCTGGTATCATCGGATTAGTTTGGTCTGTATTATGGTATTTTTTATACCGTGATCCAAACAAGAGTAAAAGGGTAAATCAGGCAGAGCTTGATTACATTAGCCAAGGTGATGGATTCGATTCGAAAAACGCAGAAAAGCAAGTAAAATCAAAGCTTACTAAGAAAGACTTAGGGATTGTATTATCAAGCAGAAAATTATGGGGCATCTATATTGGTCAATTTGCAGTCAGCTCAACATTATGGTTTTTCTTAACTTGGTTCCCAACTTATTTAGTAGAATACCGAGGTTTAACTTTTATTAAAACTGGTTTTTATGCATCCCTACCATTTATAGCAGCATTCATCGGAGTATTATCTTCTGGATTTCTTTCAGATTTCCTAGTTAAAAGAGGAGTATCTAAAGATAAAGCTCGTAAAACACCAATCATTACAGGGTTATTATTAGCAACCGCTATTATTGGAGCAAACTATGTTAATAGTCCAGGATTAATTGTATTATTCATGTCCATCGCATTTTTTGGAAATGGTTTTGCTTCGATCACTTGGGTATTTGTTTCATTACTTGCACCAAAACGTCTAATCGGTATTGCCGGCGGGGTATTTAACTTTATCGGAGGAACTGCATCAATCATCATTCCAATCGTGATTGGTTTCCTAGTGAAAGACGGTAACTTTGCACCAGCACTTACATTTATTGCATGTATCACATTATTAGGAGCATTATCTTATATCTTCCTAGTAGGAAAAGTTGAACGTGTTACTGATAAAGAAGATACAAGTGTAAAGCTGGATAGTAAATTTAAGAAAACGATTTAA
- a CDS encoding CoA-acylating methylmalonate-semialdehyde dehydrogenase, whose amino-acid sequence MNTATSVKTIKNFIGGQWVDSKSVSNEPVYNPATNEIIANVPLSTRAELDHAVEIAKEAFQTWGKTPVPKRARILFKYQQLLVEHWEELARLITLENGKSFGEAQGEVQRGIECVEFAAGAPNLMMGKQLPDIATNIESGMYRYPIGVIGGITPFNFPMMVPCWMFPLAIACGNSFVLKPSERTPLLANRLAELFKEAGLPDGVLNIVHGAHDVVNGLLEHQDVKAISFVGSQPVAEYVYKTAASNGKRVQALAGAKNHSIVMPDANLDIAVKEITSAAFGSAGERCMAASVVVAVGEVIDPLLEKLHNSANEIKIGNGMDEGVFLGPVIREGHKARTIQYIESGENEGAHLVRDGRKDEATAEEGYFIGPTIFDRVTTDMKIWKEEIFAPVLSIVRVNSLEEAIDLTNKSEFANGACLFTQNGSHVRLFRETIDAGMLGVNLGVPAPMAFFPFSGYKNSFYGDLHANGSDGVEFYTRKKMLTARW is encoded by the coding sequence ATGAATACAGCGACTAGTGTAAAAACAATTAAAAACTTTATTGGTGGACAATGGGTAGATTCAAAATCAGTATCAAATGAACCGGTTTATAATCCTGCAACAAATGAAATCATTGCTAATGTGCCACTTTCAACACGTGCAGAGCTTGATCACGCAGTTGAAATTGCTAAAGAGGCATTTCAAACTTGGGGGAAAACACCAGTTCCGAAAAGAGCGCGTATTTTATTTAAGTACCAGCAATTACTAGTAGAACACTGGGAAGAATTAGCCCGTTTAATCACTTTAGAAAATGGAAAAAGCTTTGGCGAGGCACAAGGTGAAGTACAAAGGGGAATCGAATGTGTCGAATTTGCAGCAGGTGCGCCAAATTTAATGATGGGGAAACAATTACCTGATATTGCAACGAATATTGAATCAGGTATGTATCGATATCCAATTGGAGTAATCGGTGGAATCACTCCATTCAATTTCCCAATGATGGTTCCATGTTGGATGTTCCCTTTAGCGATTGCTTGTGGAAATTCTTTCGTCCTAAAACCGTCAGAACGCACACCATTACTTGCAAATCGTCTTGCTGAACTTTTTAAAGAAGCTGGACTACCAGATGGAGTATTAAATATTGTTCATGGAGCACACGATGTTGTAAATGGACTACTAGAACATCAAGATGTAAAAGCTATTTCATTTGTAGGATCGCAACCAGTTGCTGAATATGTATATAAAACAGCTGCATCAAACGGAAAACGAGTACAAGCTTTAGCAGGTGCTAAAAACCATTCAATTGTAATGCCAGATGCTAATTTAGATATAGCTGTTAAAGAAATTACAAGTGCAGCATTTGGTTCAGCTGGTGAAAGATGTATGGCCGCATCTGTTGTAGTTGCAGTTGGTGAAGTAATTGACCCATTGCTTGAAAAACTACATAATTCTGCGAATGAAATTAAAATTGGAAACGGAATGGATGAAGGTGTCTTTCTTGGCCCAGTTATTCGAGAAGGCCATAAAGCCAGAACAATTCAGTATATCGAATCTGGTGAAAACGAAGGAGCCCATTTAGTACGTGATGGAAGAAAAGACGAAGCTACAGCAGAAGAAGGTTATTTTATTGGACCAACAATATTTGATCGCGTAACAACTGATATGAAAATTTGGAAAGAAGAAATCTTCGCACCAGTATTATCAATCGTAAGAGTAAATAGTTTAGAAGAAGCAATCGACTTAACGAACAAATCCGAATTCGCAAACGGCGCTTGCCTATTTACTCAAAACGGAAGTCATGTTCGCCTATTCCGTGAAACAATCGATGCAGGTATGTTAGGTGTAAATCTAGGAGTACCTGCCCCAATGGCATTCTTCCCATTTTCAGGATATAAAAACTCATTTTATGGTGATTTACATGCAAATGGATCGGATGGAGTTGAGTTTTATACTAGGAAGAAGATGCTGACTGCTCGTTGGTAG
- a CDS encoding sugar kinase gives MDVISIGETMILFTPNSMGKMRYSNLFTSKIAGAETNTLIGLSRLGHETGWISQLGKDEFGAQILTTVRGEGVDVSQVAMDEQSSTGVFFKEIVNEDHVNIYYYRNNSAASQLTPAFIDQAYIAKSKYLYLSGITPALSTSCKETIFHAISVAKENGVKVVFDPNLRRKLWSEDEARATLLAIAGQSDIILPGILECEFLFGTKQCEQVAASFHSLGAKTVVIKLGEKGAFYSENSSSDQGYVDGFSVKNVVDPVGAGDGFAAGVISGLLDGQGIGEAVKRGCAIGAMVCTVNGDIEGLPNREELYQFFNITSGEEVNR, from the coding sequence ATGGACGTTATAAGCATAGGAGAAACGATGATTTTGTTTACTCCGAATTCAATGGGAAAAATGCGTTATTCGAATCTGTTTACCTCTAAAATAGCGGGAGCAGAAACTAACACGTTGATTGGGCTTTCTAGATTAGGGCATGAAACTGGATGGATTAGCCAGTTAGGAAAAGATGAGTTTGGTGCGCAAATTTTGACCACAGTCAGAGGAGAAGGGGTAGATGTAAGTCAAGTGGCAATGGATGAACAATCATCTACTGGTGTATTTTTCAAAGAAATTGTAAATGAGGATCATGTAAATATTTACTATTACCGAAACAACTCAGCAGCAAGTCAACTTACGCCTGCATTCATCGATCAAGCGTATATTGCAAAGTCGAAGTATTTATATTTATCTGGCATTACACCTGCACTTAGCACTTCCTGTAAAGAAACGATTTTCCATGCGATTAGCGTTGCGAAGGAAAATGGTGTAAAAGTAGTGTTTGATCCAAATCTTCGTAGAAAGCTTTGGTCAGAAGATGAGGCTCGGGCAACACTATTAGCCATCGCAGGTCAATCTGATATTATTCTGCCTGGAATACTGGAGTGCGAGTTTCTATTTGGAACAAAGCAATGTGAACAAGTAGCAGCTTCCTTTCATTCACTAGGAGCCAAGACAGTTGTCATTAAACTAGGTGAGAAAGGTGCTTTTTATTCCGAAAATTCTAGTTCTGACCAAGGTTATGTGGATGGATTTAGCGTGAAAAATGTAGTCGATCCAGTTGGTGCAGGTGATGGGTTTGCAGCAGGCGTCATATCGGGTCTTCTTGACGGACAAGGCATCGGTGAAGCAGTGAAACGAGGCTGTGCGATTGGGGCAATGGTTTGTACTGTTAATGGAGATATTGAAGGATTGCCTAATAGGGAAGAATTGTACCAATTTTTCAATATTACTTCAGGAGAAGAAGTAAATCGATAG